One Paenibacillus crassostreae DNA segment encodes these proteins:
- a CDS encoding nitric-oxide reductase large subunit, producing MNQVNKPKKTAYSFIKSICIATLILVFTVLLVGGYWIFKTEAPRPVVTDTAGEVIMTKDTIQGGQAVFQKYALMDYGTVLGNGSYMGPDYTAEALKVYTEEMQNFYAMQEGVISFAELTVDKQAVIRDKVTTELRENRYNDDTDTLVLTDAQVYGVEQVRAFYRIVFTEGDGWALPANLIQEDHMPETSRKWVAEGDQITQISDFFFWTAWLSSTERPGETFSYTNNWPYYEDAGNVMTYSSVLWSGVSITVLSLVMALVFFLFRRYHLEMKESYTADNFPRINLNAIPVTISQVKSVKFFVVVAILFFVQVMFGAFLAHYYTEPTGFFGMEWIVDLLPFSFAKGAHLQLAIFWIATAWLGVGIYITPIAGGREPKRQGLLVDILFWALVVIVFGSLIGEWLGINGYLGNLWFLLGHQGWEYLELGRFWQYLLAAGMLLWLFIIFRGIKSSLKREPDRGGLIHLVFYAAIGVPLFYFAAFLIQPGTSYTMSDYWRWWIVHLWVEGIFEVFAVVLIGFLLVQMKLVTKSSTIKALYFQIILILGAGVLGIGHHYYYNGSAEVWIAIGAVFSALEIIPLTLLILDAYQQYKMLRDGGVDFPYKSTFWFLISTALWNLVGAGVLGFLINLPAVNYFEHGQQLTPAHAHAAMMGVYGMFAIALVLYALRNVVNPKAWNDKLLKFICWTLNIGLAGMVFVTLLPIGFIQFKMAYDDGYWVSRDPLTYFGNETVQNFLLFRSVPDTIFLIGVIAFVFFCIKVFFNLRKPTHGENESLPVEDLTFDDENEVNLPSHE from the coding sequence ATGAATCAAGTGAATAAGCCAAAAAAGACAGCCTACAGTTTTATTAAATCGATCTGTATCGCAACCTTAATACTTGTCTTCACCGTTCTATTAGTTGGAGGGTATTGGATATTTAAGACGGAAGCACCGCGACCTGTTGTAACCGATACTGCTGGTGAAGTTATTATGACAAAGGACACCATTCAAGGAGGTCAAGCTGTTTTCCAAAAATATGCTTTAATGGATTACGGAACAGTACTAGGGAACGGCTCGTACATGGGTCCAGACTATACTGCTGAAGCCTTGAAAGTCTACACTGAGGAAATGCAAAACTTCTATGCAATGCAAGAAGGTGTGATCTCATTTGCTGAACTAACTGTAGACAAACAAGCGGTCATTCGTGACAAGGTAACCACTGAGTTGCGAGAGAATCGCTATAATGATGATACCGACACCCTGGTCTTAACCGATGCTCAAGTGTATGGTGTCGAACAAGTTAGAGCCTTTTATCGAATCGTATTCACTGAAGGTGATGGCTGGGCATTACCCGCCAATCTTATCCAAGAAGATCATATGCCTGAAACAAGCCGTAAATGGGTAGCTGAAGGCGATCAAATCACTCAAATATCTGATTTCTTCTTCTGGACAGCTTGGTTATCAAGTACTGAACGCCCAGGTGAAACATTCTCATACACGAATAACTGGCCTTACTATGAAGATGCTGGAAACGTGATGACTTACTCCTCTGTTCTTTGGAGTGGTGTAAGTATTACGGTGTTATCTTTAGTTATGGCATTAGTATTCTTTTTATTTCGTCGGTATCATTTGGAGATGAAAGAGTCTTATACCGCTGATAATTTCCCGAGAATAAATTTAAATGCTATACCTGTCACAATATCACAAGTAAAATCAGTGAAGTTTTTCGTAGTCGTAGCGATACTATTCTTTGTTCAAGTTATGTTTGGAGCATTTTTAGCTCATTATTATACTGAACCCACTGGTTTCTTCGGAATGGAATGGATTGTTGATTTATTACCATTTAGCTTCGCAAAGGGTGCCCATCTCCAATTGGCAATCTTCTGGATCGCGACCGCTTGGTTAGGTGTAGGTATCTATATAACTCCAATTGCTGGTGGACGTGAGCCTAAACGCCAAGGACTTTTAGTAGATATTCTATTCTGGGCATTAGTAGTCATTGTGTTCGGAAGTCTTATCGGTGAATGGTTAGGTATCAACGGATATTTAGGAAATCTCTGGTTCCTACTTGGTCACCAAGGATGGGAATACTTAGAGTTAGGACGCTTCTGGCAGTATTTACTTGCCGCTGGTATGCTACTTTGGTTATTTATTATCTTTAGAGGGATTAAGAGTTCGTTGAAACGTGAACCCGATCGGGGTGGACTTATTCACCTTGTGTTCTATGCTGCAATTGGTGTTCCGTTATTCTACTTCGCCGCTTTCTTAATTCAACCCGGTACTAGCTACACGATGTCGGATTACTGGCGTTGGTGGATTGTCCATCTATGGGTTGAAGGTATTTTCGAAGTATTCGCGGTTGTCTTGATCGGTTTCTTATTAGTACAAATGAAACTGGTAACGAAGTCTTCAACGATTAAAGCGTTGTACTTCCAAATCATCCTTATCTTAGGTGCGGGTGTACTCGGAATTGGACATCATTATTACTATAATGGTTCTGCAGAAGTCTGGATTGCTATCGGTGCTGTCTTCTCAGCCCTAGAAATTATACCGCTAACTTTATTGATTCTTGATGCGTATCAACAATATAAAATGTTGCGTGATGGTGGTGTAGACTTCCCATACAAATCAACCTTCTGGTTCCTCATTTCTACTGCGCTTTGGAATCTAGTTGGTGCCGGTGTATTAGGATTCTTAATCAACCTGCCTGCGGTCAACTATTTCGAGCATGGTCAGCAATTAACACCTGCACACGCGCATGCTGCCATGATGGGTGTATATGGAATGTTCGCGATTGCTCTAGTTCTATACGCCTTAAGAAATGTCGTTAATCCAAAGGCTTGGAATGATAAGCTTCTGAAGTTTATCTGCTGGACATTAAATATAGGATTAGCAGGCATGGTGTTCGTTACCTTGTTACCTATAGGATTCATCCAATTTAAAATGGCATATGATGATGGTTATTGGGTATCACGTGATCCACTAACATATTTCGGTAATGAGACCGTTCAGAATTTCTTATTATTCCGATCCGTCCCAGATACCATCTTCTTAATTGGTGTTATCGCATTCGTGTTCTTCTGTATTAAAGTATTCTTCAATCTACGGAAGCCAACACATGGTGAGAATGAGTCATTACCAGTTGAGGATTTAACATTTGATGATGAGAATGAAGTGAATCTCCCTTCACATGAATAG
- a CDS encoding FtsX-like permease family protein has protein sequence MSINQLIFRSLKKNLKNYYLYVFALIFSAALYFAFVTLQYDPSMDPAEGSVKGAAAIKTASVLLVAIVSIFLLYANTIFIKRRSKEIGLFQLIGMTKNKIFRILTAENLIFYFGSIIIGILVGFSVSKLIIMILFKIIGVEAIATLQFSFEALIQTCIVFVVIYLFIMLMNYTFIKRQSILSLFRVRSTTEVTVKKISFLEMSIGIAGILLIIVGYYISSKLFGGDFVTITELFSAMIIILASVIIGTYLFYKGSVRFIFNIIRKRKNGYLNINEVLSLSSIMFRMKSNALILTIITTVSALAIGLLCLTYISYYSAEMSAKVASPSDFAITDIEGAEQFKAALDSHNILYTEQIIDVIQVEVNLESIMDIDAAKSMLGLHTMRMPVISEQSITGVTLSEDESLFTGESSALQQFISFKNSGPIEFKGQHEVIPQQYIGLKKESVLSSYFTGGGLPVAIVDDAVFQRLRLDLDPAIQETSSLYIGIDLKNSAQNKEANELFHEIGFSDKNSYASQLQYSNNQKQNMGLIMFIVGFLGLTFLITSGCILYFKQMDESEDEKASYTILRKLGFTQGDLIRGIQRKQIFNFGIPLVVGLLHSYFAVQSGWFFFGTELWTPMVIVMVLYTALYSIFGILSVFHYKKVIKEAL, from the coding sequence ATGAGCATTAATCAACTCATCTTCCGCAGTCTGAAGAAAAATCTGAAGAATTACTATCTCTATGTCTTTGCCTTAATCTTTAGTGCAGCGCTTTATTTCGCATTTGTTACGTTACAGTATGATCCATCTATGGATCCTGCAGAAGGGTCTGTAAAAGGAGCCGCAGCAATTAAAACAGCATCCGTTCTCCTTGTGGCTATTGTCTCCATTTTTCTGTTGTATGCAAATACTATCTTTATTAAAAGACGCAGTAAAGAAATTGGATTATTCCAATTAATCGGGATGACCAAAAACAAGATTTTCCGTATCCTTACGGCTGAGAATTTAATCTTTTATTTCGGTTCCATCATCATAGGGATCTTAGTAGGATTCTCTGTTTCCAAGTTAATCATCATGATCTTATTTAAGATTATAGGTGTAGAAGCGATCGCAACACTTCAATTCTCTTTCGAAGCACTGATCCAAACATGTATTGTATTCGTTGTGATCTATCTCTTCATTATGTTGATGAATTACACATTTATTAAGAGACAGAGTATTCTATCCTTATTTAGAGTGAGATCAACAACAGAAGTTACAGTGAAAAAGATTTCCTTCCTTGAAATGAGCATCGGTATTGCTGGCATCCTATTGATCATTGTAGGGTATTATATTTCTTCGAAGTTGTTTGGTGGAGATTTCGTAACGATAACTGAATTATTCTCCGCAATGATCATTATTCTGGCTTCCGTCATCATTGGAACCTATCTTTTCTACAAAGGATCTGTCCGTTTTATCTTTAATATCATACGAAAAAGGAAAAATGGTTACCTAAATATTAATGAGGTATTGTCCCTTTCATCCATTATGTTTCGCATGAAATCCAATGCCTTAATATTAACCATTATCACGACTGTATCTGCCCTGGCTATAGGATTATTATGCTTAACCTATATCTCCTACTACTCCGCAGAGATGTCAGCGAAAGTGGCTTCTCCTTCAGATTTCGCTATTACCGATATTGAAGGTGCCGAGCAATTCAAGGCAGCATTAGACAGTCATAATATTCTATATACCGAACAGATCATAGATGTCATTCAAGTGGAAGTTAATCTCGAGTCCATCATGGATATAGATGCAGCGAAATCGATGCTCGGCCTTCACACAATGAGGATGCCCGTCATAAGTGAACAATCTATTACGGGTGTAACCTTGTCTGAAGACGAGTCCCTTTTCACTGGGGAGAGTAGTGCGTTACAACAATTTATATCTTTCAAGAACTCTGGGCCTATTGAATTCAAGGGTCAACATGAAGTCATTCCGCAACAATATATAGGATTAAAGAAAGAAAGTGTCCTATCATCGTATTTCACAGGTGGTGGCTTACCGGTGGCTATTGTAGATGATGCCGTATTCCAACGATTAAGGCTTGATTTAGATCCGGCTATTCAAGAGACATCATCTCTATATATCGGAATTGATTTGAAGAATTCTGCTCAAAACAAAGAAGCTAATGAGCTTTTCCATGAGATCGGCTTTAGCGATAAGAACTCATATGCTTCTCAGCTTCAATACAGTAACAACCAGAAGCAGAATATGGGGCTAATCATGTTCATTGTAGGTTTCTTAGGGTTAACCTTCCTAATTACATCCGGCTGTATTCTCTACTTTAAACAGATGGATGAGAGTGAAGATGAGAAAGCGAGTTATACCATTCTTCGAAAACTTGGTTTCACACAAGGAGACTTGATCAGAGGAATACAAAGGAAACAGATATTCAATTTTGGAATTCCATTAGTTGTTGGTCTTCTCCATAGCTATTTTGCAGTCCAATCAGGGTGGTTCTTCTTTGGTACAGAGCTCTGGACACCGATGGTAATCGTTATGGTACTATACACGGCTCTATACTCGATTTTCGGCATACTATCCGTGTTCCATTATAAGAAAGTGATTAAAGAAGCTCTATAA
- a CDS encoding ABC transporter ATP-binding protein, producing MIILEANKLHKSYGNKFNKQEVLSGLDISIEQGEFVSIMGASGSGKTTLLNVLSSIDKISHGTIKIEGTEISGMKEKQLAEFRKNNLGFIFQEYNLLDTLTVKENILLPLSITKTPKKEANLKFKEVATELGIFDLKDKYPNEISGGQKQRTSAARAFIHEPSIIFADEPTGALDSKSASDLLNKMSELNQKRNATIIMVTHDPVAASYCSRVIFIKDGQIYTQLNKGEETRQDFFKDIMKTQGVLGGVQNEH from the coding sequence TTATTTTAGAAGCAAATAAGCTACATAAAAGCTACGGTAATAAGTTCAATAAGCAAGAGGTATTGAGTGGTCTTGATATCAGCATTGAACAGGGAGAATTCGTGAGTATTATGGGTGCGTCAGGATCAGGGAAGACGACATTACTTAATGTACTATCTTCTATTGATAAGATAAGTCATGGAACGATCAAAATTGAAGGAACTGAAATTTCAGGAATGAAAGAAAAGCAGTTGGCTGAATTTCGAAAGAATAATTTAGGCTTTATTTTTCAGGAATATAATCTATTAGACACACTGACAGTGAAGGAAAATATCCTGTTACCACTATCGATCACCAAGACACCTAAGAAAGAGGCTAATCTGAAATTTAAAGAGGTCGCAACAGAACTGGGCATTTTCGATCTCAAAGATAAATACCCCAATGAAATTTCCGGAGGTCAAAAACAGCGTACATCCGCTGCACGAGCATTTATTCATGAACCAAGTATAATTTTTGCAGATGAACCTACAGGGGCACTTGATTCTAAATCCGCATCCGATTTATTAAACAAAATGAGCGAACTCAATCAGAAAAGAAATGCTACGATCATTATGGTGACTCATGATCCTGTAGCAGCTAGCTATTGCAGTAGAGTCATTTTTATCAAAGACGGACAAATCTATACGCAATTAAATAAAGGGGAAGAAACGAGACAGGACTTCTTTAAAGACATTATGAAAACGCAAGGTGTATTAGGTGGTGTGCAGAATGAGCATTAA